Proteins from a single region of Gammaproteobacteria bacterium:
- the cbiQ gene encoding cobalt ECF transporter T component CbiQ, translating into MALDIDRYSNIDSSISRWDPRFKIFALGILIISIALFKTIPMALAALVIATMIIGMSALPLHFISHGLSFILIFLVPFFFIMPFSYPGEAAFHIMGLPFAWEGLRYATLIFTKALAIVLISFTIFGSSRFDVSMIALQKLKCPKIFVQMLLFTYRYTYVFLDEMHRMHTSMHSRGFVAGPNAQTLRIYGNFIGTLLVRSFERTDRVYKAMLSKGYQGELHSMVKFHSSFQDIFKGLIVVGLSMALLLSDYAGIYKVAERGWY; encoded by the coding sequence ATGGCCTTAGATATCGATCGATACTCCAATATTGATTCATCGATCAGTCGCTGGGACCCACGCTTCAAGATTTTTGCCCTAGGGATATTGATAATTTCCATCGCACTTTTCAAGACCATCCCCATGGCCCTTGCAGCACTGGTTATCGCCACGATGATCATCGGGATGAGCGCCCTGCCGCTGCATTTTATTTCCCATGGCCTGTCATTCATTCTCATTTTTCTCGTCCCGTTCTTTTTCATCATGCCCTTCAGCTATCCTGGTGAGGCTGCGTTCCACATCATGGGTCTTCCATTCGCCTGGGAGGGCTTGAGATATGCGACGCTGATCTTCACGAAAGCCTTGGCGATAGTTCTCATATCGTTCACCATCTTCGGATCGAGCCGATTCGATGTTTCAATGATCGCGCTGCAAAAGCTGAAATGCCCCAAGATCTTCGTTCAGATGCTGCTGTTCACGTACCGTTATACCTATGTCTTTTTGGATGAGATGCACCGAATGCATACCTCAATGCATTCCCGCGGGTTTGTCGCAGGCCCCAATGCGCAGACTTTGCGGATTTACGGGAATTTCATCGGGACCTTGCTGGTGCGCAGCTTTGAGCGTACGGACCGAGTGTATAAGGCTATGTTGTCCAAAGGCTATCAGGGTGAATTGCACTCCATGGTCAAGTTCCACTCCTCTTTCCAGGACATTTTCAAGGGATTGATTGTGGTAGGATTGTCTATGGCCTTGCTGTTGTCGGATTACGCTGGAATCTACAAGGTCGCTGAACGGGGCTGGTATTAG
- a CDS encoding ABC transporter ATP-binding protein, producing MTERVLIEADNVHFSYPDGHKVLKGISFRIRKGEKVALIGPNGAGKSTLMSHLNGVQLASSGRIVIDRLTVSKDNLKEIRRKIGIVFQDPDDQLFCPTVFDDVAFGPLNLGLPEHEITLRVQEALSVVGLEGFEQRSSFHLSFGERKRLALATVLSYQPEILVFDEPSTNMDPMNRRNLINWLKNTDKTLLLCTHDLDIALEVCSRCLLLTDGRIESDGLTQEILYDRALLEKNKLEMPLALMTHELLHDILAEQEMDEEHRTIIGKFLHAHRHAHGTEAHIHVHLHAHDHMHEHLHEKVDESHFHELDEHQHEVPHDHAAAPHSHGGEEPHHHTHGHGHDHDHGHGHDHGHGHDHTHGHSEPVGTGHKP from the coding sequence ATGACAGAACGCGTCCTTATTGAAGCCGATAACGTACATTTTTCCTACCCGGATGGGCATAAGGTCCTGAAAGGCATTTCCTTTCGGATCAGAAAGGGCGAGAAGGTCGCTTTGATCGGTCCGAATGGCGCGGGAAAGTCCACCCTGATGAGCCATCTGAACGGGGTGCAATTGGCTAGTTCAGGCCGTATCGTCATCGACAGACTGACGGTTAGCAAGGACAATCTAAAAGAAATCCGCCGCAAGATCGGGATCGTGTTTCAGGATCCCGATGACCAGCTCTTTTGCCCGACGGTATTCGATGACGTCGCCTTCGGTCCCTTGAATCTCGGCTTACCGGAACACGAGATTACCTTGCGTGTCCAGGAGGCATTATCCGTGGTGGGCCTGGAAGGATTTGAGCAGCGTTCCTCATTTCATCTGTCTTTCGGAGAGCGCAAACGACTTGCTCTGGCAACGGTATTATCCTATCAGCCCGAGATTCTTGTTTTCGATGAGCCATCGACCAATATGGATCCGATGAATCGAAGGAATCTTATAAATTGGCTCAAGAATACGGATAAGACTCTGCTGTTGTGTACTCATGATCTCGATATTGCTCTTGAAGTATGCAGTCGCTGCCTGTTACTCACGGATGGTCGCATTGAGAGCGATGGCCTGACTCAGGAGATCCTCTATGATCGGGCCCTGCTCGAGAAAAACAAACTCGAGATGCCTCTCGCGCTCATGACCCATGAGCTTCTGCATGATATTTTGGCCGAACAAGAGATGGACGAGGAGCACCGCACTATTATTGGAAAATTCCTCCACGCACACCGCCACGCTCATGGAACGGAAGCTCATATTCACGTGCACCTGCATGCACATGATCATATGCATGAACATTTGCATGAGAAGGTTGATGAGTCGCACTTCCATGAATTGGACGAGCATCAACACGAGGTGCCCCATGACCATGCGGCGGCGCCTCATTCGCATGGTGGCGAGGAGCCTCATCACCATACACATGGCCATGGGCACGACCATGATCACGGACATGGCCACGACCATGGACATGGGCACGACCATACCCATGGCCATAGTGAGCCCGTCGGTACTGGTCATAAACCATGA
- a CDS encoding copper-translocating P-type ATPase, translating into MNTSNKDLEIVLGVRGMTCASCVTRVEGLLKKQPGVSEASVNLATEKVSITPNTTIHLTDIIEAIADAGYSPITEQAVLLITDMTCASCVRRIESTLTSLPGVVSATANLATGETSIRYVPEMINEASLRNAIVAAGYHLHDSDPTAGRKDMRDSLREDEVAALKRDFLVAVTFTVPLAVIAMGSMLIPERGISMHLSGANGGVSDWLQLFFATIVQFLAGRRFYRQGWGELKHASPGMNSLVMLGASSAWIYSTLVLLAPSLFPSGTRHLYFEASAVIVTLVLLGRLMETKAKGKTSEAIKKLAQLQSKKARIMRDGRQVEVDVDVVNRGDHILIRPGERIPVDGIIETGWSYVDESMITGESMPTEKSVGSEVTGGTFNKTGAFTFRATRVGSETTLARIIKMVEQAQSSKPPIQQLSDRIAGIFVPTVLVISAAVFAIWLTIGPAPSLNYAFVSAVSVLLIACPCAMGLATPTAIMVGTGKAAELGVLFRKGAAMEALANIDIILLDKTGTLTKGRPELTDILSISTDEKTLLMLTASAESLSEHPLAHAVITAAKNRGIMYPSPDSFSARPGYGIEAIAAGKTIQIGADRYMDSIGVPYDSAAQTIHEWTAQGKTPLFVAIDGRFSGAMAVADSLKAGSIQAVASIHALGIQTAMITGDNKRAAEAIGRSVGIKRILAGVPPDQKALEVKRLQSDGRRVAFVGDGINDSPALAQADVSIAIGTGADVAIEAGDVILMNGDPRAIANAVSLSRRTLRTIRLNLFWAYAYNVALIPVAAGVLFPLVGQLLNPMLAAAAMSLSSLLVLGNSLRLRTFRPALTSY; encoded by the coding sequence ATGAACACATCGAATAAGGATCTCGAAATAGTTCTCGGCGTGAGAGGCATGACATGTGCTTCTTGCGTTACCCGTGTCGAAGGTCTCCTAAAGAAGCAGCCCGGCGTTTCTGAAGCCAGCGTAAACCTGGCCACGGAAAAAGTATCTATCACCCCGAATACAACAATTCATCTGACAGATATCATCGAAGCCATCGCCGATGCGGGTTATTCCCCAATAACGGAGCAAGCGGTTCTATTAATCACTGATATGACTTGCGCCTCCTGTGTGAGGCGAATTGAATCGACCCTGACCTCGCTTCCCGGCGTAGTTTCTGCGACCGCCAACCTCGCAACCGGCGAGACCAGCATTCGATACGTTCCAGAGATGATCAATGAAGCCAGCCTGCGAAACGCGATTGTCGCCGCTGGCTATCATCTGCACGATAGCGATCCGACAGCGGGCCGCAAGGATATGAGGGACAGCCTGCGCGAAGATGAAGTCGCTGCATTAAAAAGAGATTTCCTGGTTGCCGTAACCTTCACAGTTCCATTGGCTGTTATCGCCATGGGATCCATGTTGATTCCGGAACGCGGTATATCGATGCATCTTAGCGGAGCAAACGGCGGAGTGTCCGATTGGCTTCAATTGTTCTTCGCGACCATAGTTCAGTTTCTCGCAGGTCGGAGATTCTATCGTCAGGGGTGGGGAGAATTGAAGCATGCCAGCCCTGGTATGAATTCTCTGGTCATGCTGGGCGCCTCGTCGGCGTGGATCTATTCCACCTTGGTATTGCTGGCGCCATCTCTATTTCCATCAGGCACCCGCCACCTGTACTTTGAGGCCTCCGCAGTCATTGTTACGCTGGTCCTGCTCGGCCGTTTGATGGAAACCAAGGCTAAAGGCAAGACCTCCGAGGCGATTAAGAAACTGGCGCAACTCCAAAGCAAGAAAGCCCGGATAATGCGCGATGGCCGACAAGTGGAAGTGGATGTCGATGTAGTAAATCGCGGAGATCACATCCTCATTCGGCCAGGCGAACGTATCCCGGTGGACGGCATTATAGAAACAGGATGGAGTTACGTCGACGAGTCAATGATCACGGGCGAATCAATGCCGACCGAGAAGAGTGTCGGGAGCGAAGTAACCGGTGGCACCTTCAACAAGACTGGTGCATTCACATTCAGGGCAACTCGTGTGGGCTCAGAAACCACCCTTGCCAGAATTATCAAAATGGTCGAACAAGCGCAGTCCTCCAAGCCGCCAATCCAGCAACTGTCGGACAGGATCGCCGGCATTTTCGTTCCGACGGTACTCGTCATATCCGCAGCTGTGTTTGCCATATGGCTCACTATCGGCCCGGCTCCTTCACTGAACTACGCATTTGTCTCTGCAGTAAGCGTGCTACTTATCGCATGCCCCTGTGCGATGGGGCTGGCCACACCAACAGCGATCATGGTTGGTACTGGAAAAGCAGCGGAACTGGGCGTTCTCTTTCGCAAAGGAGCCGCGATGGAGGCCCTCGCAAACATAGACATCATCCTCCTCGATAAAACCGGAACACTCACCAAGGGCCGGCCCGAATTAACCGACATCCTCTCCATCAGCACCGACGAGAAAACCCTCCTTATGCTCACGGCCTCGGCGGAGTCCCTCAGCGAGCACCCGCTTGCGCACGCCGTGATTACCGCAGCAAAGAATCGCGGAATTATGTACCCATCCCCTGATTCATTCAGTGCCAGACCAGGCTATGGTATTGAGGCAATTGCAGCAGGAAAAACCATCCAGATAGGCGCAGATCGCTATATGGATTCGATTGGCGTACCGTATGACTCGGCGGCACAGACGATTCATGAATGGACCGCGCAGGGGAAAACGCCGTTATTTGTTGCAATAGATGGTCGGTTTTCCGGTGCAATGGCGGTCGCCGACTCCCTGAAAGCTGGCAGCATTCAAGCCGTGGCATCCATTCATGCCTTAGGCATTCAAACTGCCATGATCACGGGCGATAACAAGCGTGCAGCAGAGGCTATCGGGCGAAGTGTCGGAATAAAAAGGATCTTGGCCGGAGTCCCTCCGGATCAGAAGGCCCTGGAAGTGAAGAGGCTGCAATCTGACGGGCGTCGCGTTGCATTTGTTGGCGATGGCATTAACGACTCGCCAGCGCTTGCGCAGGCAGATGTGAGTATCGCGATAGGGACTGGCGCTGATGTCGCAATCGAGGCCGGTGATGTCATCTTGATGAACGGAGACCCGCGAGCCATAGCCAATGCGGTTTCGCTCTCAAGAAGGACTCTGCGCACTATTCGTCTAAACCTGTTCTGGGCCTATGCCTATAATGTGGCACTTATACCGGTTGCTGCAGGAGTGTTGTTCCCTCTCGTAGGGCAGCTTCTCAACCCAATGCTGGCAGCCGCTGCAATGAGCCTGTCTAGCCTTCTTGTATTGGGCAATAGCCTGAGATTACGCACATTTAGACCTGCATTAACAAGCTACTGA
- a CDS encoding metal-sensitive transcriptional regulator produces the protein MSDLHQNLQLNPVVRTETMSRLRSVKGHVEGIIRMLESDSVYCVDVLKQIKAVDGAMTKIGDMILRSHLHDHVVTANKRGDTNEIIEELMEILKYR, from the coding sequence ATGTCCGATCTACACCAGAACTTGCAGCTGAACCCGGTTGTCCGGACAGAAACAATGTCTCGTCTGCGTTCCGTCAAGGGTCACGTTGAGGGAATCATACGAATGCTGGAGTCTGATTCTGTTTATTGCGTTGATGTGCTCAAGCAGATTAAGGCGGTTGACGGTGCAATGACCAAGATCGGCGATATGATTTTGCGCAGCCATCTGCATGATCATGTGGTAACCGCGAATAAGCGAGGAGATACCAATGAGATTATCGAAGAGCTCATGGAGATCCTTAAATACCGTTGA
- a CDS encoding heavy-metal-associated domain-containing protein — MIIKITGMTCSHCVHAVETALAKVSGVKEIKEIRIEDGIAVIEGTPNTQDVISAVRHAGYSAMVI; from the coding sequence ATGATCATTAAAATCACCGGCATGACTTGCAGTCACTGCGTCCATGCTGTTGAAACAGCACTTGCCAAAGTATCTGGCGTCAAAGAAATCAAGGAAATCCGCATCGAAGATGGAATAGCGGTCATTGAGGGCACCCCAAATACCCAGGATGTGATCTCTGCGGTACGCCACGCCGGCTATTCGGCCATGGTGATTTGA
- the nikR gene encoding nickel-responsive transcriptional regulator NikR translates to MERITMSLDSVLADLFDNFIAEHGYTNRSEAMRDLIRQQLEKEQLEKSGDGHCVATLSYVYNHHELELASRITEVLHDHHELTLSSMHIHLDHDNCLEITIMRGSVDIVRNTANAIMAERGVRHGKLSMVPIDVSEVSHTHGGQPHVHSRPMT, encoded by the coding sequence ATGGAACGAATTACGATGTCCCTAGATTCTGTTCTGGCCGATTTGTTCGACAATTTCATAGCCGAGCATGGTTATACCAACCGCTCAGAAGCAATGCGGGATTTGATCCGGCAGCAGCTGGAAAAGGAGCAACTGGAAAAATCTGGTGATGGTCATTGTGTCGCGACCTTGAGCTACGTGTATAACCATCACGAGCTGGAACTGGCCAGCCGTATTACAGAAGTCCTTCACGATCACCACGAACTTACGCTTTCAAGCATGCATATCCATCTGGATCACGATAATTGTCTGGAAATAACCATCATGCGCGGATCGGTGGATATCGTCAGAAATACCGCGAACGCCATTATGGCGGAGCGAGGTGTTCGCCACGGCAAGTTGAGTATGGTGCCGATCGATGTTAGCGAGGTCAGTCATACGCACGGTGGTCAGCCGCACGTTCATAGCCGGCCGATGACTTGA
- a CDS encoding histidine phosphatase family protein, which yields MREKEKATSIIYVRHGQADFPHDRLYCDEREDPSLTAEGLAQAQLAATLLADQAIEAIYSSPMMRTRMTAELIADKSTARVIFEPRLKERPFGIWDGLYFDEIARDYPDQFLAWKRDPISFVPEGGETIDAHMDRVKSALQDIIDNHRGQRILVVSHVGPIRMCITDALGMPLSSYRRLTIDYASVTRVDYGRKQNNLIYMNISGKL from the coding sequence ATGAGAGAAAAGGAGAAGGCTACTAGCATTATCTACGTTCGTCATGGGCAAGCTGATTTTCCGCATGACAGACTGTACTGCGATGAGCGCGAAGATCCGTCACTTACCGCTGAAGGCTTGGCACAGGCGCAGCTAGCCGCCACCTTGCTTGCAGACCAAGCTATCGAGGCTATTTACAGCAGCCCTATGATGCGTACGCGCATGACTGCTGAGCTGATAGCGGACAAATCCACAGCAAGGGTGATTTTTGAGCCAAGGCTTAAAGAGCGTCCATTCGGGATTTGGGATGGACTGTATTTTGATGAAATAGCAAGGGATTATCCGGATCAGTTTCTGGCATGGAAGCGTGATCCGATATCTTTTGTTCCTGAGGGAGGCGAAACGATCGATGCGCATATGGATCGGGTAAAGTCAGCCCTGCAGGACATAATCGATAATCATCGCGGGCAGCGAATTCTTGTTGTATCTCATGTGGGGCCGATACGGATGTGCATCACAGATGCGCTGGGTATGCCGTTATCCTCTTATCGCAGACTGACAATCGATTATGCGTCTGTCACGAGAGTAGATTATGGAAGAAAACAGAACAATCTAATTTATATGAATATCTCTGGAAAATTATGA
- a CDS encoding outer membrane lipoprotein-sorting protein produces MDRLNKHLRRFSGALISCAGLVLYVSTGMAEEVVPEFTGKQIFEQCGYKYPGDDQQGKFTVILQDKDGKVMKSEYLRYWKDYKGKDDVADKMLLFTTYPPEAKGSAFMRVAYSQHDKPVDQWIYLPALKKIRRVSIRDLGDSFLNSNLTYADVSRRALEDDEHKYLGTRQVDDAVFHIVESIPREANPIYGKRIFWFLKTKNWDECVNTRIDYYDNNGELIKDQFIKWQRVGDAWVWDRVLVRSRRTLSASIFQLSEIKINAGVDDDLFTARSLEHGPAGLEQ; encoded by the coding sequence ATGGATCGTCTGAATAAGCATCTGCGAAGATTTTCTGGTGCATTGATCAGCTGCGCCGGCCTCGTTCTGTATGTATCAACCGGGATGGCCGAAGAGGTCGTGCCTGAGTTCACGGGCAAGCAAATCTTCGAACAATGCGGTTACAAATATCCTGGCGATGATCAGCAGGGTAAGTTCACGGTAATTCTTCAAGACAAGGATGGAAAGGTCATGAAGAGTGAATATCTGCGGTATTGGAAGGATTACAAGGGTAAAGACGATGTTGCGGACAAGATGCTCTTGTTTACGACATATCCCCCGGAGGCAAAAGGCTCTGCATTCATGCGGGTGGCATACAGTCAGCATGATAAACCCGTAGATCAATGGATTTATCTCCCTGCGCTTAAAAAGATCAGGCGGGTTTCTATCCGTGATCTGGGCGACAGTTTTTTGAATTCCAATCTGACGTATGCCGATGTCAGCCGGCGAGCTCTGGAAGATGACGAGCACAAGTATCTGGGGACACGGCAAGTCGACGATGCGGTGTTTCATATTGTCGAAAGTATACCAAGGGAAGCCAATCCGATTTACGGCAAACGAATATTCTGGTTTCTCAAGACTAAAAATTGGGACGAGTGCGTCAATACGCGGATTGACTACTACGATAACAACGGTGAGCTGATAAAGGATCAATTTATCAAGTGGCAGCGTGTAGGAGACGCTTGGGTATGGGATCGAGTGTTAGTGAGGAGCCGGCGCACACTTAGTGCCTCGATCTTTCAACTCAGCGAGATCAAGATCAACGCCGGTGTTGATGACGATTTGTTCACAGCCAGATCCTTAGAGCATGGGCCGGCTGGCCTTGAGCAATGA